One window from the genome of Diospyros lotus cultivar Yz01 chromosome 11, ASM1463336v1, whole genome shotgun sequence encodes:
- the LOC127812824 gene encoding uncharacterized protein LOC127812824, translated as MKQVADKKRSDRVFNVGDKVYLKVKRFLQHSFSATPASKLSPKYFGPFPILAKVGNIAYKLQLPDGVPTHSVFHVSLLKRAVEPEATSPRLLMVDEDIELSFMVFGGELSCILDVQSESICSGVSQVTYSYFWNFTFFTSAAP; from the exons ATGAAGCAAGTGGCAGATAAAAAGAGGAGTGACAGGGTTTTCAATGTGGGTGACAAGGTGTATCTCAAGGTTAAGAGATTCCTCCAGCACTCTTTCTCAGCAACTCCAGCCTCTAAGTTGAGCCCTAAGTACTTTGGGCCATTTCCTATACTTGCTAAGGTGGGAAACATAGCCTACAAGTTACAATTGCCAGATGGGGTACCCACTCATTCTGTGTTCCATGTGTCACTGCTTAAAAGAGCAGTGGAACCCGAGGCCACGAGCCCAAGGCTACTTATGGTAGATGAAGACATTGAG CTGTCCTTCATGGTTTTTGGTGGTGAATTGTCGTGCATCTTGGATGTGCAAAGTGAATCTATTTGCTCTGGCGTTTCTCAGGTCACTTACTCCTATTTCTGGAACTTCACATTTTTCACCAGTGCTGCTCCCTGA